A single window of Methylacidimicrobium sp. AP8 DNA harbors:
- a CDS encoding biotin--[acetyl-CoA-carboxylase] ligase: MSSDRLDLRARLLRAFLLSPGRARSGQALASESGLSPAQVEEAVSSLRKIGFPLEAAEEGRWRLALPLPDLLSAEELLARANEGGARIAWSPVVHDRVESTNDILLRQEAAGAPEGLVVAANRQSRGRGRLGRRWESDSTGGIYASLLLRPALRFPQVHRLTILTTLAAVEAVEEVAGFSLKIKWPNDLMGSRGKLGGILTEVAAEGGRVRGGVIGIGLNVAQEPESFSEEIRSRASSLWIEMGHRFRRVEILAAILRRIAARYQGDFAEIRRLWEWRCESLGKIVRVRQGEKILEGHALGLDEDGLLLLRTESGAVVPLLAGELLGAGR, translated from the coding sequence ATGTCCTCCGACCGGCTCGATCTGCGCGCGCGTCTGCTGCGGGCCTTCTTGCTCTCCCCCGGGCGTGCCCGCTCCGGCCAGGCGCTGGCCTCGGAGAGCGGCCTGAGTCCCGCCCAGGTGGAGGAGGCGGTTTCTTCCCTCCGGAAGATCGGTTTCCCCCTGGAGGCCGCGGAAGAGGGCCGGTGGCGGCTTGCATTGCCGCTTCCCGACCTCTTGTCCGCCGAGGAGCTGTTGGCGCGAGCCAACGAGGGCGGTGCCCGGATCGCCTGGTCCCCCGTGGTGCACGACCGGGTCGAGTCGACCAACGATATCCTCTTGCGCCAAGAGGCGGCCGGTGCTCCCGAGGGGCTGGTCGTCGCGGCGAACCGGCAGAGCCGCGGCCGGGGCCGCCTGGGCCGGCGTTGGGAGTCGGATTCGACAGGCGGGATTTACGCAAGCCTCCTGCTCCGGCCCGCTCTCCGTTTCCCGCAAGTGCACCGGCTGACGATTCTCACGACCCTGGCCGCCGTGGAGGCCGTCGAGGAGGTCGCCGGCTTCTCCCTGAAGATCAAGTGGCCCAACGACCTGATGGGGTCTCGGGGCAAGCTTGGTGGCATCTTGACCGAGGTGGCGGCCGAAGGAGGGCGGGTGCGGGGAGGAGTCATCGGCATCGGGCTCAACGTGGCCCAGGAGCCCGAGAGCTTTTCCGAAGAGATCCGCTCCCGGGCCTCCTCCCTCTGGATCGAGATGGGGCACCGCTTCCGCCGGGTCGAGATCCTGGCGGCCATTCTCCGGCGGATCGCGGCCCGATACCAGGGGGATTTCGCGGAGATCCGGCGGCTCTGGGAGTGGCGGTGCGAAAGCCTGGGAAAGATCGTGCGGGTCCGCCAGGGGGAGAAGATCCTCGAAGGCCATGCCCTGGGGTTGGACGAGGACGGGCTCCTACTGTTGCGGACCGAGAGTGGGGCGGTGGTGCCGCTGCTGGCCGGGGAACTGCTGGGAGCGGGCCGCTAG
- a CDS encoding PP2C family serine/threonine-protein phosphatase, translating into MNLETASLTARGGRAKNEDACSWTAARGLAAWVVADGLGEQWAGEIASRLAVEYFIVAFWHRPSLAANALREYVAGTDGALKEWQEKRWNVVRMGSTIVAAVSDGRRLRSVHLGDSRFYWFRDNKVLLHSKDHSVPQSLCEAGIIGPEEIRSHPHRDILLLGLGGSQTPEPTVSPEGELRAGDALLLCTDGFWRSLTEADMERELTRTAGASEWLGRMETLRRENARSLRDDDNYTAIAVRVGED; encoded by the coding sequence ATGAACCTGGAGACCGCTTCCCTGACCGCTCGGGGAGGAAGAGCGAAGAACGAAGACGCGTGCAGCTGGACGGCCGCCCGCGGCCTGGCCGCCTGGGTCGTGGCGGACGGCCTGGGGGAGCAATGGGCCGGGGAGATCGCCTCGCGGCTCGCCGTCGAGTACTTTATTGTCGCCTTTTGGCACCGGCCTTCCCTTGCCGCCAATGCTCTCCGCGAGTACGTCGCCGGAACGGACGGAGCCCTCAAGGAGTGGCAGGAGAAACGGTGGAACGTCGTCCGGATGGGATCCACGATCGTTGCCGCTGTCTCCGACGGGCGCCGGCTCCGATCCGTCCACCTCGGCGATTCCCGATTCTACTGGTTCCGAGACAACAAGGTCCTGCTCCATTCGAAGGATCACAGCGTCCCGCAGTCCCTCTGCGAGGCCGGAATCATCGGCCCGGAAGAGATCCGTTCCCATCCCCACCGCGACATTCTCCTGCTCGGCCTGGGCGGTTCGCAGACTCCGGAGCCGACCGTCTCCCCGGAAGGCGAGCTGAGGGCGGGCGACGCCCTCCTGCTTTGCACCGACGGGTTCTGGAGGTCGCTCACCGAAGCCGACATGGAGCGGGAGCTCACCCGGACGGCGGGCGCCTCGGAATGGCTCGGGCGGATGGAAACTCTCCGCCGGGAAAACGCGCGCTCCCTACGCGACGACGACAACTACACCGCAATCGCGGTCCGGGTCGGGGAGGATTAG
- a CDS encoding MBL fold metallo-hydrolase, translating into MIPLEDGFADVIGKAARGLGFTDQALSQAAGVSLDAVRRAKSGECDEEVIRRLARVLRLGENSLVALARGEYRPREREPIPGFSAFHTSWSDMMVNAYLVWDRQSREAAAFDTGGDCQEMLDTIRKQGLRVRAIFLTHTHPDHIAALDRLKKETGARAYVGDREPIPGAEPFAAGAEFRVGSLSIRTLLTSGHSPGGITYLIDGAAVPLAIVGDSLFAGSMGGGNLSYADALRNNKEKILTLPPDTVICPGHGPLTSVGEEREHNPFFAP; encoded by the coding sequence GTGATCCCCTTGGAAGACGGATTTGCCGATGTGATCGGGAAGGCCGCGCGCGGGCTCGGCTTTACGGACCAGGCGCTCTCCCAGGCGGCGGGAGTCTCCCTGGACGCCGTGCGCCGGGCCAAGAGCGGGGAGTGCGACGAGGAGGTGATTCGCCGGCTGGCCCGTGTCTTGCGCCTGGGGGAGAATTCCCTGGTCGCCTTGGCGAGGGGGGAGTACCGGCCGCGCGAGCGGGAGCCGATTCCGGGCTTTTCGGCCTTTCACACTTCCTGGTCGGATATGATGGTCAACGCGTATCTGGTTTGGGATCGGCAAAGCCGGGAGGCGGCGGCGTTCGACACCGGGGGCGACTGCCAGGAGATGCTCGATACGATCCGGAAGCAGGGGTTGCGGGTTCGGGCGATTTTCCTGACGCATACCCATCCGGACCACATCGCCGCCTTGGACCGGCTCAAGAAGGAGACGGGAGCGCGGGCCTACGTGGGCGATCGGGAGCCGATCCCGGGAGCGGAGCCCTTTGCGGCGGGGGCGGAGTTCCGGGTCGGGTCGCTTTCGATTCGGACTCTGCTGACAAGCGGCCACTCCCCGGGAGGCATCACCTACTTGATCGACGGAGCGGCGGTGCCCTTGGCGATCGTCGGTGATTCGCTCTTCGCCGGCTCGATGGGCGGGGGGAATCTTTCCTATGCCGATGCCTTGCGGAACAACAAGGAGAAGATCCTCACCCTCCCGCCGGATACCGTGATCTGCCCGGGCCACGGCCCGCTGACCAGCGTCGGCGAGGAGCGGGAGCACAATCCCTTCTTCGCTCCGTAG
- a CDS encoding metal ABC transporter substrate-binding protein codes for MKSRYQPGGAKPAFVVLLAWSLTAFLGWSSPAPPVRPLRVVTTIAPLYCFVQNIAGEAVELSNLLPPNVEPHDYVLSPGDMRRLLDADVVIRNGLGLESFLEAALSKVERSKVIDAAAGILPLPEWVPPGASAGWERPGGAPANPHVWLDPRRAQTEVETIAQELCRRNPPKASEYQAGAERLLAALRRIDDRYRRSLEPLPGKKMVCDHQAFAYLADRYGIEVIAFLDARGHAGLSPKLLAWTMAAIVRERVPALFSEVNRVSPELRSLSRDTGIPIVPLDSMESGALRADLYERAAESNRLSLVRAFQAGSRPLPQEDHGKGSGNRAGG; via the coding sequence ATGAAGAGTCGATATCAACCTGGGGGAGCCAAGCCGGCTTTCGTCGTGCTTCTCGCCTGGAGCCTGACCGCCTTTCTTGGCTGGTCGAGTCCGGCTCCGCCGGTCCGGCCGCTGCGGGTGGTCACCACAATCGCCCCGCTCTACTGCTTTGTGCAGAACATCGCCGGCGAGGCGGTGGAGCTGTCCAACCTGCTGCCGCCTAATGTCGAGCCCCACGACTATGTGCTGAGCCCGGGGGACATGCGGCGTCTTCTCGACGCCGACGTCGTCATACGAAACGGGCTCGGTCTGGAGAGCTTCTTGGAAGCGGCGCTGTCCAAGGTGGAGCGGTCGAAGGTGATCGACGCCGCTGCGGGGATCCTTCCGCTGCCCGAGTGGGTGCCCCCGGGCGCATCCGCCGGTTGGGAGCGGCCCGGAGGAGCTCCCGCCAATCCCCACGTCTGGCTCGACCCGCGGCGCGCGCAGACCGAGGTGGAAACGATCGCGCAGGAGCTCTGCCGCCGCAACCCGCCGAAGGCTTCCGAGTATCAAGCGGGCGCCGAAAGGCTGCTGGCGGCGCTGCGGCGGATCGACGACCGATACCGGCGCTCGCTGGAGCCTCTGCCCGGAAAGAAGATGGTGTGCGATCACCAGGCGTTCGCCTACCTCGCGGACCGCTACGGAATCGAGGTGATCGCCTTCCTCGACGCGCGCGGGCACGCGGGCCTTTCTCCCAAGCTTCTTGCGTGGACCATGGCGGCGATCGTCCGTGAACGGGTGCCCGCTCTTTTCAGCGAAGTCAACCGGGTCAGCCCGGAGCTTCGGAGCCTTTCGCGGGACACGGGGATCCCGATCGTCCCCCTCGATTCGATGGAAAGCGGCGCCTTGCGCGCCGATCTCTACGAGCGCGCGGCGGAGAGCAACCGGTTGAGCCTGGTGCGTGCTTTCCAAGCGGGGTCCCGCCCGCTGCCGCAGGAGGATCATGGAAAGGGATCGGGGAACCGAGCGGGAGGCTGA
- a CDS encoding glycosyltransferase — MKRILIFTAGFGEGHNTAARNIQEAIESIAPEEAHVEIVDLFESCYGRFNGMLRQAYLAAINRTPLLWKGIYSFFDRTTVLEDGISALARMQRSLDWLLREVQPDAVVCTYPIYNYLIDEIFRDGRRKNFFHITVVTDSITINSFWYRGPSDVFVVPNEETAVTLRAAGVEESRIQVFGFPVHLDFLEAQEIGLADELEGDPRILYIINSGKKKATKIIRLLLHHPRWCATVVVGRDLALLEEVRRLVKGAEEKIRVLGWTDKIPELLLTHHVLISKAGGATVQEAVAARCPMVVTQVVPGQEEGNFDLLRRRGAALYAEKPRQILQALEELFADQGRLWKRIRSALGGISRPDASIQIARFVLERAAIENVAPANLPGFSRTLRDLGVAADGVPDSGKAAQVLLCDFHIHTTYSDGRLSVGEIVDFYGQRGFDCICITDHIVDRTRFLGRVCQLTGLVLSPDRVEEYFDVLRRERERAWRKYRMILFAGLEFNKDGYRAKSSAHLLGVDLRGPIDPSLPLPEIIAEIRAQGGLSVASHPHKFQSVWGPNTLYLWENQKQFAPLLDAWEIANRDDLFAPIGLKRLPFIANSDFHKPKHIDSWKTVLFCEKDPEAIKECVRINRNVALTLYRRHRFGSLLRCPEEELVRV; from the coding sequence GTGAAGCGGATCCTGATTTTCACGGCCGGATTCGGAGAAGGCCACAACACGGCCGCGCGCAACATTCAAGAGGCCATCGAGTCGATCGCTCCCGAGGAAGCGCACGTCGAGATCGTCGATCTCTTCGAATCCTGCTACGGCCGGTTCAACGGGATGCTCCGGCAGGCGTATCTGGCTGCCATCAACCGAACACCCCTCCTGTGGAAGGGGATCTACTCTTTCTTCGATCGAACGACGGTCCTCGAAGACGGCATCTCGGCCCTCGCCCGGATGCAACGGTCCCTCGACTGGCTCCTGCGCGAGGTGCAGCCCGACGCGGTCGTCTGCACCTATCCCATCTACAACTATTTGATCGACGAGATCTTCCGGGACGGCAGGCGCAAGAACTTCTTTCACATCACGGTCGTCACCGATTCGATCACCATCAACTCGTTCTGGTACCGGGGCCCGAGCGATGTCTTTGTGGTCCCCAACGAGGAGACGGCGGTGACGCTGCGCGCCGCCGGAGTGGAGGAGTCGCGCATCCAGGTGTTCGGTTTCCCGGTGCATCTCGATTTCCTGGAAGCCCAGGAGATCGGCTTGGCCGACGAGCTCGAGGGGGATCCGCGGATCCTCTACATCATCAACTCGGGAAAGAAGAAGGCCACCAAGATCATCCGGCTCCTGCTCCACCATCCCCGATGGTGCGCCACGGTGGTCGTCGGCCGCGACCTGGCTCTCCTCGAGGAGGTTCGCAGGCTGGTCAAGGGGGCCGAGGAGAAGATCCGGGTCCTCGGCTGGACCGACAAGATTCCGGAGCTGCTTCTGACGCATCATGTCCTCATCAGCAAGGCGGGAGGAGCGACCGTCCAGGAAGCGGTGGCGGCGCGCTGCCCGATGGTGGTCACGCAGGTCGTCCCGGGACAGGAGGAAGGCAATTTCGACCTGCTCCGCCGGCGGGGAGCCGCCCTCTACGCAGAAAAGCCCCGCCAGATCCTGCAAGCCCTCGAGGAGCTCTTCGCCGATCAGGGAAGGCTCTGGAAGCGGATTCGGTCGGCGCTCGGCGGCATCAGCCGACCGGATGCCTCGATCCAGATCGCACGGTTCGTCCTGGAACGGGCGGCCATCGAGAACGTCGCGCCGGCCAACCTGCCCGGGTTTTCGCGCACGCTGCGCGATCTGGGGGTTGCGGCCGACGGAGTCCCGGACTCGGGCAAAGCGGCTCAGGTGCTTCTTTGCGATTTCCACATCCACACCACCTATTCGGACGGCCGCCTCTCCGTAGGAGAGATCGTCGATTTCTACGGGCAGCGGGGCTTCGATTGCATCTGCATCACCGACCATATCGTCGACCGGACCCGGTTCCTCGGGCGGGTCTGCCAGCTCACGGGCCTGGTGCTCTCTCCCGATCGAGTCGAAGAATATTTCGACGTCCTCCGAAGGGAAAGGGAGAGGGCGTGGCGCAAGTACCGGATGATTCTCTTCGCGGGCCTCGAGTTCAACAAGGACGGATACCGGGCGAAGAGCTCGGCCCATCTCCTGGGCGTCGATCTCCGGGGCCCGATCGATCCGAGCCTGCCCTTGCCGGAGATCATCGCGGAGATCCGCGCGCAGGGAGGCCTTTCCGTGGCTTCCCATCCCCATAAGTTCCAGAGCGTGTGGGGTCCGAACACCCTCTATCTTTGGGAGAACCAGAAGCAGTTCGCTCCGCTGCTCGACGCGTGGGAGATCGCCAATCGGGACGACCTCTTCGCTCCGATCGGACTCAAGAGGCTCCCCTTTATTGCCAACAGCGACTTCCACAAGCCCAAGCATATCGATTCCTGGAAGACCGTGCTCTTTTGCGAAAAGGATCCCGAGGCGATCAAGGAGTGCGTGCGGATCAACCGGAACGTCGCGCTCACCTTGTACCGCCGCCACCGGTTCGGCTCGCTCCTCCGCTGCCCGGAGGAGGAGCTCGTGCGGGTCTAG
- a CDS encoding PP2C family serine/threonine-protein phosphatase, producing the protein MNLETASLTGRGGRAKNEDACGWTAAGGLTAWVVADGLGGQEAGEIASRLAVEGFLAAFRSRPSLAAEDLRGYVARADGALKEWQAEQRTSLRMGSTIVAAVSDGRRLRSVHLGDSRFYWFRDNKVLLHSKDHSVPQSLCEAGIIGPEEIRSHPYRGILLLSLGAPQTPEPTVSPEGELRAGDALLLCTDGFWRPLTEADMERELARTAGASEWLGRMETLRRENARSLRDDDNYTAIAVRVGED; encoded by the coding sequence ATGAACCTGGAGACCGCTTCCCTGACCGGTCGGGGAGGACGAGCGAAGAACGAAGACGCGTGCGGCTGGACGGCTGCCGGCGGCCTGACCGCCTGGGTCGTGGCGGACGGCCTGGGGGGGCAAGAGGCCGGGGAGATCGCCTCCCGGCTCGCCGTCGAGGGCTTTCTTGCCGCCTTCCGGTCCCGGCCTTCCCTTGCCGCCGAAGACCTCCGCGGGTACGTCGCCCGAGCGGACGGAGCCCTCAAGGAGTGGCAGGCGGAGCAGCGGACCTCCTTGCGGATGGGATCGACGATCGTCGCCGCCGTCTCCGACGGGCGCCGGCTCCGATCCGTCCACCTCGGCGACTCTCGATTCTATTGGTTCCGAGACAACAAGGTCCTGCTCCATTCGAAGGATCACAGCGTCCCGCAGTCCCTCTGCGAGGCCGGAATCATCGGCCCGGAAGAGATCCGTTCCCATCCCTACCGCGGCATCCTCCTGCTCAGCCTGGGCGCTCCGCAGACTCCGGAGCCGACCGTTTCCCCGGAAGGCGAGCTGAGGGCGGGCGACGCCCTCCTGCTTTGCACCGACGGGTTCTGGAGGCCGCTCACCGAAGCCGACATGGAGCGGGAGCTCGCCCGGACAGCGGGCGCCTCGGAATGGCTCGGGCGGATGGAAACTCTCCGCCGGGAAAACGCGCGCTCCCTGCGCGACGACGACAACTACACCGCAATCGCGGTCCGGGTCGGGGAGGATTAG
- the cas1 gene encoding CRISPR-associated endonuclease Cas1 codes for MGLLSERLVVSASPAGDGKVAVLREIPIMDLDRLTIEESVSISSAALAEPLRRGIPINILGANGRFLGSFLPAQNDHGQWRLRQYARTLDSAFALAIARRLISAKIYNQRRLIQRLAANRGSDAAPALHLLEGLLVQAGRATTIAELRGLEGASTARYFEAWANFLPPEFPFAQRSRRAPGRGRRPPWRAIGDGGAGAG; via the coding sequence GTGGGCCTCCTTTCCGAACGGCTCGTGGTGTCCGCCTCCCCGGCGGGCGACGGCAAGGTCGCGGTCTTGCGCGAAATCCCGATCATGGATCTGGATAGGCTCACCATCGAGGAGAGCGTGTCGATCAGCTCCGCCGCTCTGGCCGAGCCTCTCCGCCGCGGGATCCCCATCAACATCCTCGGCGCAAACGGCCGATTTCTGGGGAGCTTTCTTCCGGCGCAGAACGACCACGGCCAATGGCGGCTCCGGCAGTATGCCCGGACCCTCGATTCCGCCTTCGCCCTGGCCATCGCCCGGCGCCTGATCAGCGCCAAGATTTACAACCAGCGCCGCTTGATCCAGCGATTGGCGGCCAACCGCGGCTCCGATGCGGCCCCGGCGCTGCATCTGCTCGAGGGCCTTCTCGTCCAGGCGGGCCGAGCCACGACCATCGCCGAACTCCGCGGCTTGGAGGGAGCCTCCACGGCGCGCTACTTCGAAGCGTGGGCGAACTTCTTGCCTCCCGAGTTCCCCTTTGCACAAAGGTCGAGGAGAGCCCCAGGTCGCGGCCGACGACCACCGTGGCGCGCCATCGGGGATGGTGGAGCAGGAGCCGGATGA
- a CDS encoding metal ABC transporter ATP-binding protein, which translates to MERDRGTEREADRTGAPRRHSAGRPLLLRTRGLSAGYGDEAAFEGVSLEVFGREIVSLIGPNGAGKTALLRCLAGILPPRAGSLEKAPGLRLGYLPQKLAFDRLLPITVGEFFSLRLGRPLFGSGGWGGERIEGLDELGVFGLLGRRLGELSGGELQRVLVAAALAKRPQLLLLDEPATGVDLLGAAAFDALLHRLRDRDGLGILLVSHDLQLVHHIADWVYFLNRRILAEGPPQEVLRAERLADAYRRFPHPGWG; encoded by the coding sequence ATGGAAAGGGATCGGGGAACCGAGCGGGAGGCTGACCGAACCGGGGCGCCGAGGCGGCATTCCGCGGGCCGGCCGCTCCTGCTGCGGACGCGCGGCCTGTCCGCCGGATACGGAGACGAGGCCGCTTTCGAAGGGGTTTCTCTCGAGGTGTTCGGCCGGGAGATCGTGTCGCTTATCGGGCCCAACGGGGCGGGGAAGACCGCTTTGCTGCGTTGCCTGGCCGGCATCCTGCCCCCGCGCGCAGGGAGCTTGGAAAAGGCCCCCGGCCTCCGCCTCGGCTATCTGCCGCAGAAGCTGGCGTTCGACCGGCTCCTACCGATTACCGTCGGTGAATTCTTCTCGCTGCGGCTCGGCCGCCCGCTCTTCGGTTCCGGCGGCTGGGGAGGGGAGCGGATCGAAGGTCTGGACGAACTGGGAGTCTTTGGCCTGCTCGGCCGACGCCTCGGGGAACTTTCCGGAGGAGAGCTGCAACGGGTGCTGGTGGCGGCGGCGCTGGCCAAGAGGCCGCAGCTCCTTCTTCTGGATGAGCCGGCGACCGGAGTCGACCTGTTGGGGGCGGCGGCGTTCGATGCGCTGCTGCACCGGCTTCGGGATCGCGACGGGCTGGGCATCCTGCTGGTTTCCCATGATCTGCAACTGGTTCACCACATTGCGGATTGGGTCTATTTTCTCAATCGGAGGATCCTCGCGGAGGGCCCGCCGCAGGAAGTCTTGCGCGCGGAGCGGCTGGCGGACGCCTACCGGCGCTTCCCCCACCCCGGTTGGGGCTGA
- a CDS encoding class I SAM-dependent methyltransferase — MEKKRLVTPARAGGIIGKHGEKAGKRLGYPLTEMNAESPEGLRARLPSHRGRYGIDGGWGSVRGLLLPAGAGILLLGLSLLPGVAKPLFQRLLELVGGAALLQMPLRFFYSTMRGKFFVWAELLSTLPLRGKERALEMGCGRAAVLAMLGKRLPEGRAVGIELWRTEDQSENSFESARANLVAEGVADRCELHTGDIRALPSPDASFDLVVRKLAIHNIPDWDGRKQAIGEAVRVLKPGGRLLIADIHRTEEYLQRLEEAGMLHVRLRPLGWRFGCGFLGVT, encoded by the coding sequence ATGGAGAAGAAGCGCCTGGTAACCCCGGCGAGGGCGGGAGGGATCATCGGAAAGCATGGAGAAAAAGCGGGGAAGCGGTTAGGATATCCCCTGACGGAAATGAATGCGGAATCGCCGGAAGGGCTTCGCGCCCGGCTCCCTTCCCATCGCGGCCGTTACGGGATCGACGGGGGATGGGGTAGCGTCCGCGGCCTTCTCCTGCCGGCGGGAGCCGGAATCCTGCTCCTCGGCCTCTCCCTCTTGCCCGGCGTCGCCAAGCCCCTCTTCCAGCGCCTCCTCGAGCTGGTCGGCGGAGCGGCGTTGCTGCAGATGCCTCTGCGCTTCTTCTACTCGACGATGCGGGGCAAGTTTTTCGTCTGGGCGGAGCTTCTCTCCACCCTCCCGTTGCGCGGCAAGGAGCGGGCCCTGGAAATGGGATGCGGCCGAGCCGCCGTGCTCGCCATGCTGGGCAAGCGGCTGCCCGAGGGGCGCGCGGTCGGCATCGAACTCTGGCGAACCGAAGACCAGAGCGAAAACTCCTTCGAATCGGCCCGGGCCAACCTGGTCGCGGAAGGGGTGGCGGATCGTTGCGAGCTCCACACGGGGGACATCCGGGCGCTGCCCTCTCCGGATGCTTCCTTCGATCTGGTCGTCCGCAAGCTTGCCATCCACAACATCCCCGACTGGGACGGCCGCAAACAGGCGATCGGGGAAGCCGTGCGGGTCCTCAAGCCGGGCGGGCGGCTTCTGATCGCCGACATCCACCGGACCGAGGAATACCTCCAGCGCCTTGAGGAAGCCGGGATGCTCCATGTCCGCCTCCGGCCTTTGGGCTGGCGGTTCGGATGCGGCTTTCTCGGAGTGACTTAA
- a CDS encoding class I SAM-dependent methyltransferase, producing the protein MNAESPEGLRARLASHRGRYGIDGGWGSVRGLLLPAGAGILLLGLSLLPGVAKPLFQRLLELVGGAALLQMPLSFFYSTMRGKFFVWAELLSALPLRGNERALEMGCGRGAVLAMLGKRLPEGRAVGIDLWRTEDQSGNSLESARANLVAEGVADRCELHTGDIRALPFPDASFDLVVSNLAIHNIPDWDGRKQAIGEAVRVLKPGGRLLIADIHRTEEYVQCLEEAGMLHVRLRPLGWRFAYGFLGVTPRLVAAEKPAEGEPPSESGPAGLG; encoded by the coding sequence ATGAATGCGGAATCGCCGGAAGGGCTTCGCGCCCGGCTCGCTTCCCATCGCGGCCGTTACGGGATCGACGGGGGATGGGGTAGCGTCCGCGGCCTTCTCCTGCCGGCGGGAGCCGGAATCCTGCTCCTCGGCCTCTCCCTCTTGCCCGGCGTCGCCAAGCCCCTCTTCCAACGCCTCCTCGAGCTGGTCGGCGGAGCGGCGTTGCTGCAGATGCCTCTGAGCTTCTTCTACTCGACGATGCGGGGCAAGTTTTTCGTCTGGGCGGAGCTTCTCTCCGCCCTCCCGTTGCGCGGCAACGAGCGGGCCCTGGAAATGGGATGCGGCCGCGGCGCCGTGCTCGCCATGCTGGGCAAGCGGCTGCCCGAGGGGCGCGCGGTCGGCATCGATCTCTGGCGAACCGAAGACCAGAGCGGAAACTCCCTCGAATCGGCCCGGGCCAACCTGGTCGCGGAAGGGGTGGCGGATCGTTGCGAGCTCCACACGGGGGACATCCGGGCGCTGCCCTTTCCGGACGCTTCCTTCGATCTGGTCGTCAGCAACCTCGCCATCCACAACATCCCCGACTGGGACGGCCGCAAACAGGCGATCGGGGAAGCCGTGCGGGTCCTCAAGCCGGGCGGGCGGCTTCTGATCGCCGACATCCACCGGACCGAGGAATACGTCCAGTGCCTTGAGGAAGCCGGGATGCTCCATGTCCGCCTCCGGCCCTTGGGCTGGCGGTTCGCATACGGCTTCCTCGGGGTGACGCCGCGGCTGGTTGCGGCGGAGAAGCCGGCCGAGGGGGAGCCTCCGTCCGAAAGCGGCCCTGCGGGCTTGGGATGA
- a CDS encoding DUF5069 domain-containing protein, with protein MKLVPLISSGVAGPLGVLHLPRFWLKVVLAAKGMLADGYPDCGKGFDKMTLDALGLDETETLNYLRSECPSYTQFEAWILKKKGGKIEKATIIKHNCAVLGYIHDAETRRSILSAAGLPDDGSIPDAVNLNNLDDWTEFHRWLKNQ; from the coding sequence ATGAAACTAGTACCGTTGATCAGTTCGGGCGTGGCGGGTCCGCTCGGAGTCCTCCATCTGCCCCGGTTTTGGCTGAAAGTCGTTCTCGCGGCCAAAGGAATGCTGGCGGACGGATATCCCGACTGCGGAAAGGGCTTCGACAAGATGACCCTCGATGCGTTGGGCTTGGACGAGACAGAGACCCTCAACTATCTGCGCAGCGAGTGTCCGAGCTACACGCAGTTCGAGGCCTGGATCCTGAAGAAGAAGGGCGGGAAGATCGAGAAGGCGACCATCATCAAGCATAACTGCGCTGTTCTCGGCTACATCCATGATGCGGAGACCCGGCGTTCGATCCTGTCGGCGGCGGGGCTTCCCGACGACGGATCGATTCCGGACGCGGTCAATTTGAACAACCTAGACGATTGGACCGAGTTCCATCGTTGGCTGAAGAACCAGTAG
- a CDS encoding metal ABC transporter permease, which translates to MGPLDFLSYDFLRRSLAAAALAGPVCGFLGVFLTARGMAFFSDALAHMAIIGVAFGLLGAGAAELWLGLKLPLGLSSGLLVLWCLAAAWMMNALFESARWRPDTVMAFCFTGSVAFGVLVLGKLGRYGFLEQTLFGDINANSWSDVAVLGAVAGSGAWIIRRRLRELLLILVDEDLAAADGIPVRRLNRTLVFLVAAVVAVALKLLGALLVSALLVVPAAAARLVAPNLRLLLLLATAVGFLGSVGGVILSFYLDLATGPTIVLTHLVFLLAAMGAQPLFRGRRPAG; encoded by the coding sequence ATGGGGCCGCTTGATTTTCTCTCCTATGATTTCCTGCGCCGGTCGCTGGCCGCGGCCGCGCTGGCCGGACCGGTCTGCGGTTTCCTGGGCGTCTTCTTGACGGCCCGCGGGATGGCCTTTTTCAGCGACGCGCTGGCTCACATGGCGATCATCGGTGTCGCCTTTGGGCTGCTCGGCGCGGGCGCGGCCGAGCTCTGGCTCGGGCTCAAGCTGCCCCTCGGCCTCTCCTCCGGGCTCCTAGTCCTCTGGTGCCTGGCTGCGGCTTGGATGATGAATGCGCTTTTTGAAAGCGCGCGCTGGCGTCCCGACACCGTGATGGCGTTCTGCTTCACGGGGAGCGTGGCTTTCGGGGTGCTGGTCCTGGGGAAGCTCGGCCGCTACGGCTTTCTCGAGCAGACCCTCTTCGGCGACATCAATGCGAACTCGTGGAGCGACGTGGCGGTGCTCGGCGCGGTGGCCGGCAGCGGGGCGTGGATCATTCGGAGGCGGCTGCGGGAGCTTCTCCTGATTCTTGTGGACGAGGATCTCGCCGCGGCCGACGGAATCCCGGTCCGCCGGCTCAACCGGACCTTGGTCTTCTTGGTCGCCGCGGTGGTCGCCGTCGCCCTCAAGCTGCTGGGAGCGCTCCTGGTAAGCGCGCTGCTCGTCGTGCCGGCGGCGGCGGCCCGGCTGGTCGCCCCCAATCTCCGGCTCCTGCTCTTGCTCGCGACGGCCGTCGGGTTCCTCGGATCGGTGGGCGGAGTCATCCTCTCCTTCTATCTCGATCTGGCTACGGGACCCACGATCGTGCTGACCCACCTGGTCTTCCTGCTCGCCGCCATGGGAGCGCAGCCCCTCTTCCGGGGCCGGCGTCCCGCCGGCTAG